From the genome of Pseudomonas yamanorum, one region includes:
- the praB gene encoding alkane oxidation protein activator PraB, which translates to MKSLKTLVCVGSFALCFGAASMANAAYTIAPAGSPFATTGSITVKSPASLQQPVTCNIAFSGQVAADGTYAQINSATVNGSNPLCGVPKLLNLPWKLQVTAGANPSYTGTVSVNFSVVSNCASAAVPIAVTWNNGSNLLSIATQQAVGSCTITALTATPNPAFVISP; encoded by the coding sequence ATGAAAAGCTTGAAAACCCTCGTTTGTGTAGGTTCGTTTGCGTTGTGCTTCGGCGCAGCTTCGATGGCCAATGCGGCCTATACCATTGCTCCGGCGGGTTCGCCCTTCGCAACTACCGGCAGCATTACTGTGAAGTCGCCGGCGTCGCTGCAACAGCCTGTAACTTGCAATATTGCGTTTTCCGGCCAAGTGGCGGCTGATGGTACCTACGCTCAGATCAACAGTGCGACCGTCAATGGCAGCAACCCTCTGTGCGGTGTTCCAAAACTGCTGAACCTGCCATGGAAACTGCAAGTGACCGCCGGTGCCAACCCAAGTTACACCGGTACCGTATCGGTGAACTTCTCGGTTGTCTCTAACTGTGCATCGGCCGCCGTGCCAATTGCAGTGACCTGGAACAACGGCTCCAACCTCCTGAGTATTGCGACACAACAGGCAGTTGGGTCTTGCACCATCACCGCGCTGACTGCAACACCGAACCCAGCATTCGTCATTTCGCCATAA
- the praA gene encoding alkane oxidation protein activator PraA, which yields MQNPAKFTTHIVLAALGLIVYHQAQAARIEPAGSAFTAQGPISFSKGALISADCTIKVAGKVAADGSSVNVDKVEFDGGLKCSRVEAINLPWVLVAKDTKSGSMSKIAVDVHAFGLGGKCGPSTADGTWDNATGKLEAANVPIGEDCTIKTVSIKMPPTFKVVE from the coding sequence ATGCAAAACCCTGCCAAGTTCACGACGCACATTGTATTGGCCGCCCTGGGCCTGATTGTTTACCACCAGGCCCAGGCCGCCCGTATCGAACCCGCCGGCAGTGCGTTTACTGCCCAGGGCCCCATCAGCTTTTCCAAGGGCGCGCTGATCAGCGCGGACTGCACCATCAAGGTCGCCGGCAAAGTGGCGGCGGATGGCTCGTCGGTGAATGTCGACAAAGTTGAATTCGACGGCGGCCTCAAGTGCAGCCGGGTGGAAGCGATCAACTTGCCGTGGGTATTGGTGGCTAAAGATACCAAGAGCGGCTCGATGTCGAAGATTGCCGTCGATGTGCACGCCTTTGGGTTGGGCGGTAAATGCGGGCCTTCTACCGCCGATGGAACTTGGGATAACGCCACTGGCAAGTTAGAAGCGGCCAATGTGCCGATCGGCGAAGACTGCACGATTAAAACGGTGTCGATCAAGATGCCGCCGACTTTTAAAGTTGTTGAGTAA
- a CDS encoding alkane 1-monooxygenase, with product MNQTLAAPNVWTDGKRHLWWLGIMPLATPLLSGALAISTGVQQLWWVGVLVIFGLIPLIDGLLGEDVSNPPESAVSNLESQSYYRWIVYTGVLFVISSVVITGWLAAGGIDWIIGGGLLHATATLDPSSWLAKTAAFITARTQLHGEISWFTYLGMAMSTGAATGIAINTAHELGHKPRLLEVILAKITLAPTFYGHFYTEHNRGHHVRVATPEDPASSRLGESFWAFLPRSVWFSARSAWNLERERLRKLGLPAWHWKNGVLSAWMYSVVLWGAMIAWLGAAVIPFLIIQGIYGFSLLEVVNYVEHYGLKRQKLPNGRYERCSPRHSWNSNRIVTNIFLFQLQRHSDHHANPTRSYQSLRHFDESPQLPYGYASMIVWAYVPYLWRRRMDHRVLNHYAGDITLTNLQPSQRLKYLEKYSNTTRPF from the coding sequence ATGAATCAGACCCTGGCTGCCCCGAACGTCTGGACCGACGGCAAACGCCACCTGTGGTGGCTCGGCATTATGCCCCTGGCAACCCCTTTGCTCTCTGGCGCCCTGGCCATCTCCACCGGTGTGCAACAGCTGTGGTGGGTTGGCGTACTGGTGATCTTCGGCCTGATCCCATTAATCGACGGCCTGCTGGGTGAAGACGTCAGCAACCCGCCGGAATCCGCCGTCAGCAACCTTGAATCCCAAAGCTACTACCGCTGGATCGTCTACACCGGCGTGCTGTTTGTCATCTCCTCGGTGGTGATCACCGGGTGGCTGGCGGCCGGTGGCATCGACTGGATCATCGGCGGCGGTCTGCTGCACGCTACCGCCACCCTGGACCCGTCGAGCTGGCTGGCCAAGACCGCCGCGTTCATCACCGCTCGCACCCAACTGCACGGCGAAATCAGCTGGTTCACCTACCTGGGCATGGCGATGTCCACCGGCGCCGCCACCGGCATCGCCATCAACACGGCCCATGAACTGGGGCACAAGCCGCGCCTGCTGGAAGTCATCCTGGCCAAGATCACCCTGGCGCCGACCTTCTACGGGCACTTCTACACCGAACACAACCGTGGCCACCACGTACGTGTCGCCACTCCGGAAGATCCGGCCAGTTCGCGGTTGGGGGAGAGCTTCTGGGCCTTCCTGCCACGCTCGGTGTGGTTCAGCGCCCGCTCGGCATGGAACCTGGAACGTGAGCGCCTGCGCAAACTCGGCCTGCCGGCCTGGCACTGGAAGAACGGCGTACTCAGCGCCTGGATGTACAGTGTGGTGTTGTGGGGCGCGATGATTGCGTGGCTGGGCGCGGCAGTGATTCCGTTCCTGATCATCCAGGGCATCTACGGTTTCTCGCTGCTGGAAGTGGTGAACTACGTCGAGCATTACGGTCTCAAGCGCCAGAAGTTGCCCAACGGTCGTTATGAGCGCTGCTCGCCACGGCATTCGTGGAACAGCAACCGGATTGTGACCAATATCTTTCTGTTCCAACTACAGCGCCACTCTGACCATCACGCCAACCCAACCAGAAGTTATCAGTCCCTGCGTCACTTTGATGAATCGCCGCAACTGCCCTACGGTTATGCCAGCATGATTGTCTGGGCTTATGTACCGTACTTGTGGCGACGACGCATGGATCACCGAGTCCTTAATCACTATGCCGGGGATATCACCCTGACTAATCTTCAACCGTCACAACGTTTGAAGTACCTGGAGAAGTACAGCAACACCACCAGACCCTTCTAA
- a CDS encoding acyl-CoA dehydrogenase: MVIWLLAGLAAAIALAYRQAAATLWLGAGLVWLAVGYLFNVVAGFGASVVAVLVLLPALLLTIKPLRRALLTSKALGLFRSIMPAMSDTERAAIESGTVWWDAELFSGKPRWERLLQAAPASLSAEEQAFLDNEVETLCDMSNDWETTQVWQDMSPEGWQYTKDAGFLGMIIPKQYGGKGFSHYAHSQVVMKLSTRCSAAAISVMVPNSLGPAELLLHYGTDAQRNYYLPRLARGEDIPCFALTSPYAGSDAGAIPDLGVVCKGLHEGEEVLGFRVTWDKRYITLGPIATVLGLAFRAEDPDGLLGQPGSLGITCALIPTTHPGVNSGRRHWPLNAVFQNGPTTGKDVFIPLEWVIGGREQVGNGWRMLMECLAAGRAISLPSANVGLGKVAVRGTTAYAAMRKQFGLPIGKFEGVQAPLARMAGHLYACDAVRKVSVASLDAGEKPSVISAIAKYHVTERARIIVNDGMDIVAGKGICMGPNNFLARAYQQSPIAITVEGANIMTRCLIIYGQGLIRCHPYVFREMEAARNTDRRKALVDFDSAMFGHLSFVLANTVRAAVHSLTGGRLISVPGKTDPALASYYRQANRLSVVLALISDISMGVLGGALKRKESITGRLGDILSQLYILSCVLKRFEDDGRPQADLPLVHWAAQDALLRAHEALAEVLDNYPSKAAATVVRGLTFPFGIPLRKPSDRLLAQVAELVQVPGETRDRLLGNSYIPRPEIDKLAYGELGFRLLPQVELIEARLKGAIKQGLIEPMPISGTAFTPWRVKARALDLISDDEDSLLARYVEYGDHAIQVDDFPQDFGLLEALQQRQQALEQAAKPTARRRANQSENAPVN, encoded by the coding sequence ATGGTTATCTGGTTATTGGCGGGACTCGCAGCAGCGATTGCCCTGGCGTATCGACAAGCCGCTGCCACCCTCTGGCTGGGTGCCGGCCTGGTCTGGCTGGCGGTCGGTTACCTGTTCAACGTGGTCGCCGGTTTCGGCGCCAGTGTGGTGGCGGTGCTGGTGCTATTGCCCGCGCTGCTGCTGACGATCAAACCCCTGCGCCGCGCGCTGTTGACCAGCAAGGCCCTGGGCCTTTTCCGCAGCATCATGCCGGCGATGTCCGACACCGAGCGCGCCGCCATCGAATCCGGCACCGTGTGGTGGGACGCCGAGCTGTTCAGCGGCAAACCGCGCTGGGAGCGCCTGCTGCAAGCCGCACCGGCCAGCCTCAGCGCTGAAGAACAGGCTTTCCTCGACAACGAAGTGGAGACCCTGTGCGACATGTCCAACGACTGGGAAACCACCCAGGTCTGGCAGGACATGTCCCCCGAAGGCTGGCAGTACACCAAGGATGCCGGCTTCCTCGGCATGATCATTCCCAAGCAGTACGGCGGCAAAGGCTTCTCCCACTATGCGCATTCGCAAGTGGTGATGAAGCTCTCGACCCGTTGCTCGGCGGCGGCGATTTCGGTGATGGTGCCCAACTCCCTGGGCCCGGCAGAACTGCTGCTGCACTACGGCACCGACGCCCAGCGCAACTATTACCTGCCACGCCTGGCCCGTGGCGAAGACATCCCGTGCTTTGCCCTGACCAGCCCGTATGCCGGCTCCGACGCCGGGGCCATTCCAGACCTGGGCGTCGTTTGCAAAGGCCTGCACGAAGGTGAGGAAGTGTTGGGTTTCCGCGTGACCTGGGACAAGCGCTACATCACCCTCGGCCCAATCGCCACCGTGCTCGGCCTGGCATTCCGCGCCGAAGACCCGGACGGTTTGCTCGGCCAGCCCGGCTCCCTGGGCATCACCTGTGCGTTGATCCCGACCACCCATCCGGGCGTGAACAGCGGCCGGCGTCACTGGCCACTCAACGCGGTATTCCAGAACGGCCCAACCACCGGCAAGGATGTGTTCATCCCGCTGGAATGGGTCATCGGTGGCCGCGAACAAGTGGGCAACGGCTGGCGCATGTTGATGGAGTGCCTGGCGGCTGGCCGGGCGATTTCCCTGCCGTCGGCCAACGTCGGCCTGGGCAAGGTGGCCGTGCGCGGCACCACCGCTTATGCGGCGATGCGCAAACAATTCGGCCTGCCCATCGGCAAGTTCGAAGGCGTACAAGCACCATTGGCACGTATGGCCGGGCATCTGTATGCCTGCGATGCGGTGCGCAAGGTTTCAGTGGCGTCACTGGATGCCGGTGAAAAACCGTCGGTGATCTCGGCCATCGCCAAATACCACGTCACCGAGCGCGCGCGGATCATCGTCAACGACGGCATGGACATCGTCGCCGGCAAGGGCATCTGCATGGGCCCCAACAACTTCCTCGCTCGGGCCTACCAGCAAAGCCCCATCGCCATCACGGTGGAAGGCGCGAACATCATGACCCGCTGCCTGATCATCTACGGCCAGGGCCTGATTCGTTGCCATCCCTATGTGTTCCGCGAGATGGAAGCGGCGCGCAACACCGACCGGCGCAAGGCCCTGGTGGATTTCGACAGCGCGATGTTCGGCCATCTGAGCTTTGTGCTGGCCAATACCGTACGCGCAGCGGTGCATTCGCTGACGGGCGGGCGCTTGATTTCGGTGCCGGGCAAGACCGATCCGGCGCTGGCGTCCTACTACCGCCAGGCCAATCGGCTGTCGGTGGTGCTGGCGTTGATCTCGGATATTTCCATGGGCGTGCTGGGCGGTGCCCTCAAGCGCAAGGAAAGTATCACCGGGCGGTTGGGGGACATTCTGTCCCAGCTGTACATCCTGTCCTGCGTGCTCAAGCGCTTTGAAGATGATGGCCGGCCCCAGGCAGATCTGCCGCTGGTGCATTGGGCGGCTCAGGACGCGTTGCTGCGGGCCCATGAAGCCCTGGCTGAAGTGCTCGACAACTATCCGTCGAAAGCCGCAGCGACGGTGGTGCGTGGCTTGACCTTCCCGTTTGGCATTCCCCTGCGCAAACCATCGGATCGCCTGCTGGCGCAAGTGGCGGAACTGGTGCAAGTGCCGGGGGAAACCCGTGACCGCTTGCTGGGCAATTCCTACATCCCGCGGCCGGAAATCGACAAACTGGCTTATGGCGAACTGGGCTTCCGCCTGTTGCCACAGGTGGAACTGATCGAGGCGCGGCTCAAGGGCGCGATCAAGCAAGGCCTGATCGAACCGATGCCGATTTCCGGCACTGCGTTTACCCCGTGGCGGGTCAAGGCACGGGCGTTGGACCTGATCAGCGACGACGAAGACAGCTTGCTGGCGCGTTATGTGGAATACGGCGATCACGCGATCCAGGTGGACGACTTCCCGCAGGACTTCGGCTTGCTGGAAGCCTTGCAACAGCGCCAACAGGCGCTGGAACAGGCCGCCAAACCGACCGCCAGGCGCCGCGCCAAT
- a CDS encoding outer membrane protein transport protein produces the protein MNNKKQQAQAFLGLALLGGLMAAAGSVQAGGFATPTYGAQGWGRAFGGGSLFQNDPSAAFNNPAAMAFIDRNVAELTVNYARINIKYKGTEKDYAGNAPQLVDPDTLAGTPNDNKGGQGGFTAWVPTGFAVMPIGDRFAFGLSQVVPMGARTTWDSDWIGRDFAVDTRIETVGLTGALSFKVNDQFSIGGGAIVQHTKGFVSQNIDLYSAAAVSPIGLQFPSGVGHSLIRVKVDNTSVGWFGGLAWKPTDKDTLGLAYHAKIKNKLEGKYNIYADPLSQSLIEGGLPGLAYPGLDLKLNGANASTQLDVPANATIDWVHQFSDRFSLGASVMWTQWSSFKALTLKSDGNQIVSIPYNYKDAWMVSLGGDYKLTNDLTVRAGVATDQTPTRNSTRDPRIPDGDRIFTSLGFGYKVRAIPGLGIDGSYSHQFVEKAKLQTHNQDRLGAATLDGKADAYGDVVSMAISYEF, from the coding sequence ATGAATAATAAGAAACAACAGGCTCAAGCGTTTCTCGGCCTGGCATTGTTGGGCGGGCTCATGGCCGCGGCAGGGTCGGTCCAGGCCGGCGGCTTCGCGACTCCGACCTATGGTGCCCAAGGCTGGGGCCGTGCCTTCGGGGGTGGCTCGCTGTTTCAGAACGATCCATCCGCGGCGTTCAACAACCCGGCGGCCATGGCCTTTATCGATCGTAACGTCGCCGAGCTCACCGTCAACTATGCGCGGATCAACATCAAATACAAAGGCACCGAAAAGGACTACGCCGGCAATGCGCCGCAGCTGGTAGACCCGGATACGCTGGCCGGCACGCCCAATGACAACAAAGGCGGGCAGGGCGGCTTCACCGCTTGGGTACCGACCGGATTTGCGGTGATGCCGATTGGCGATCGCTTCGCCTTTGGTCTGAGCCAGGTGGTTCCCATGGGTGCACGTACTACATGGGATTCCGACTGGATTGGACGAGATTTTGCCGTCGACACGCGCATTGAAACCGTTGGCCTGACGGGCGCGCTGTCGTTCAAGGTGAATGATCAGTTTTCCATTGGCGGCGGTGCAATTGTTCAACATACCAAAGGCTTCGTCAGTCAGAACATAGACCTGTATTCCGCCGCGGCCGTGTCTCCGATCGGACTTCAGTTTCCTTCCGGCGTAGGCCACTCGCTGATTCGCGTCAAGGTGGACAATACCTCCGTCGGCTGGTTTGGCGGCCTGGCCTGGAAGCCTACAGACAAAGATACCTTGGGCCTTGCCTACCACGCCAAGATCAAGAACAAGCTGGAGGGCAAATACAATATCTACGCTGACCCCTTGAGCCAGTCGCTGATCGAGGGCGGTCTCCCAGGCCTTGCCTACCCAGGTCTGGACCTGAAGCTCAACGGTGCCAACGCCAGCACACAACTTGATGTCCCGGCCAACGCCACCATCGACTGGGTTCACCAGTTCAGTGATCGTTTCAGCCTGGGTGCCAGTGTCATGTGGACCCAATGGTCGTCATTCAAGGCGCTGACCTTGAAGTCTGACGGCAACCAGATTGTGTCGATTCCTTATAACTACAAGGACGCCTGGATGGTCTCCCTCGGCGGTGACTATAAACTCACCAACGATCTCACTGTGCGCGCCGGTGTGGCCACGGACCAGACGCCGACCCGTAACTCCACCCGTGACCCACGCATCCCGGATGGTGACCGGATCTTCACATCCCTGGGCTTTGGCTACAAAGTTCGTGCGATTCCGGGGTTGGGTATCGACGGTTCCTACTCCCACCAATTCGTGGAAAAAGCCAAGCTGCAAACCCACAACCAGGATCGTCTGGGGGCAGCCACCCTGGATGGCAAGGCGGACGCCTATGGGGACGTAGTCAGTATGGCGATCTCCTACGAGTTCTGA